One segment of Salvia miltiorrhiza cultivar Shanhuang (shh) unplaced genomic scaffold, IMPLAD_Smil_shh original_scaffold_306, whole genome shotgun sequence DNA contains the following:
- the LOC131004074 gene encoding hypothetical protein At1g04090-like — translation MGNCLRTNYSSTNKAAAVLPIDTVFKLPSPLPTWPPGAGFATGEIDLGGLQVRQVTSFHRIWTAYQGGPDGLGATFLEPSPIPDGFSMLGSYAQPNNQPLFGSVLVAKTDAADQSGEILKQPTDYTLISPDDPNSAHFWLPTPPDGFKAVGLVVTASPEKPPLDRIRCVRSDFTDDAETETLIWGNANGINVYGLRPKTRGTNAKSLGIGTFIAQNNGDTTLALSCLMNKNSASSAMPNQAQIKAVFGSYAPYVYFHPDEIYLPSSVNWYFSNGALLYKKGEESNPVRVEPDGSNLPQGGLNDGLYWLDLPVEPEEGSRVKKGDLRSAEAYLHVKPVLGGSGTDIQVWLFYPFNGPATAKVGMIEKIPLGKIGGHVGDWEHVTLRISNFDGALRRVYFAEHSGGRWVDSSVLEFESGNRFAGYSSLNGHATYSRAGVVMQGGGDLGIRNDTAKSAMVVDTGASFAVVAAEEGAVEPPWLNYYRKWGPTRSYDIVEEVDKVVKLLPESVKQQVEKLVKALPTEIFGEDGPTGPKMKNNWDGDEK, via the coding sequence TACCGATCGACACCGTTTTCAAGCTCCCTTCGCCGCTGCCAACTTGGCCACCAGGCGCAGGTTTCGCGACGGGAGAGATCGATCTCGGAGGCCTGCAAGTCCGGCAAGTGACGTCGTTTCACAGAATCTGGACGGCCTACCAAGGCGGCCCCGACGGTTTAGGTGCGACCTTTCTAGAACCTTCCCCCATACCAGATGGATTTTCCATGCTTGGCAGCTACGCTCAGCCCAACAACCAACCGCTCTTCGGTTCCGTTTTGGTCGCAAAAACCGACGCGGCGGACCAATCAGGTGAGATTCTGAAGCAGCCAACTGATTACACTCTCATTTCGCCTGACGATCCCAACTCGGCCCACTTCTGGCTCCCGACTCCGCCGGACGGCTTCAAAGCCGTCGGCCTCGTCGTCACGGCCTCGCCGGAGAAGCCGCCGCTCGACAGGATCCGCTGCGTCCGCTCCGACTTCACCGACGACGCAGAGACGGAGACCTTGATTTGGGGAAATGCCAATGGGATTAACGTGTATGGATTAAGGCCAAAAACTAGAGGGACCAACGCCAAATCACTAGGCATAGGCACATTTATAGCCCAAAACAATGGCGATACAACCCTCGCATTATCTTGTTTAATGAACAAGAACTCAGCTTCATCCGCCATGCCTAATCAAGCCCAAATCAAAGCTGTGTTTGGATCATACGCGCCGTACGTATATTTCCACCCTGATGAAATCTACCTCCCCTCCTCGGTGAACTGGTATTTCAGCAACGGTGCCTTGCTGTACAAGAAAGGGGAGGAGTCGAACCCGGTCCGGGTCGAGCCGGACGGTTCGAACCTCCCGCAGGGGGGTTTGAACGACGGTTTGTACTGGCTCGACCTGCCGGTCGAGCCAGAAGAGGGGAGTAGGGTTAAGAAGGGGGATTTGAGGAGCGCGGAGGCTTATCTCCACGTGAAACCGGTTctgggcgggtcgggtacggatATCCAGGTGTGGCTATTCTACCCGTTCAACGGCCCGGCAACTGCGAAGGTGGGGATGATCGAGAAAATCCCGTTGGGGAAAATCGGCGGGCACGTGGGGGACTGGGAGCACGTGACGCTGCGGATCAGCAACTTCGACGGGGCGCTGCGGAGAGTTTACTTCGCGGAGCACAGCGGGGGGCGGTGGGTGGATTCAAGCGTGCTGGAATTCGAGAGTGGCAACAGATTTGCGGGATACTCGTCGTTGAACGGGCACGCGACGTATTCGAGGGCGGGGGTGGTTATGCAGGGAGGGGGGGATTTGGGGATAAGGAATGATACGGCGAAGAGCGCGATGGTGGTGGATACGGGGGCGAGTTTCGCGGTGGTGGCGGCGGAGGAGGGGGCGGTGGAGCCGCCGTGGTTGAACTACTACAGGAAATGGGGGCCCACGAGGAGTTATGATATCGTGGAGGAAGTGGATAAGGTGGTGAAATTGCTGCCGGAGAGTGTGAAACAGCAGGTGGAGAAATTGGTGAAGGCGTTGCCTACGGAAATTTTTGGGGAGGATGGGCCCACTGGGCCCAAGATGAAAAATAATTGGGATGGGGATGAAAAATGA